The genomic window TGGAAGAAAATCCTTTACTTAAGTagaaaaactgaattcaaaatgttatgttaaattaGCACAAACGTGTTATTAGCTAAATGTACGTATTCATAATAATTTATAATGctgctttattattaatatattgttAGACTGGATAGGttttatataatgatataatttaTCAACGTGTAGCCATTTTAAAGTACTTGAATGTTGGTTGAGCTGTAGTTTATCATGTATTTGATAAACTCATGTTCTGCATGTGATATCTATAAAGTGTAAAGTAACTACAGGGTGACAAGTAGGAGTGTTGGAGTTAAAGGAGCATTCTGATGAAATGAAGTTTACCTTTACAGTACAATCAAATAGAAAATACTGCAGTGGTCTGATATGTCCCTTATTTCTCTGCAGACATGGCCTCGGCTCCAGCACAGCAGCCCACCCTCACTGTGGAGCAGACCAGAGGTGAGAAGAGCCGGACATGTGctgcagcatttacattttatgctGCTccatattattatttctaaatggGAAATTATTTCCAGCATGTCAGCCTGAACAACCTTCCTGATGATCCAAGATCAGCCACAACTGTATCCACTCACGTACAATCAGACCCTTCTTTCCATTTTCTCTGGTGTATTAGttgctgtatgtgtgttcatgtggaGAGTCTGTGGGTGGGTTTTCCTTGTTAAACAAGCTGGTTCTGTTTGTAATGAAATGTACTATTTACCATATTAATTTACCTTTCCCTGTAGTTGTACTGATTATCCACGATGTAAATGATGAGCTTCcagtgtgttgttttcacaGTGGTATTGAGTGAGGTGATCCAGGCCTTCTCAGTACCAGACAATGCTGCTCGGATGGAGGAGGCCCGAGAGAGCGCCTGCAACGACATGGGCAAGATGCTGCAGCTTGTGCTCCCCGTAGCCACCCAGATTCAACAGGAGGTGATTAAAGCCTATGGATTCAACAATGAGGGAGAAGGTGAGATACTGctttttgaaaaagaaaaaactactTCGGCAATTGTTcctttattattactttatgaTATCTTAACTGAATATTAAGATCACAATGTAAAACTAAATCTTCTAAATCTCAGTTTGTTCTTATATTACTACAAATTTTTGTGTATAAGTATCTGCGTCCTTACAGTACTATCACATTATAGCAGATGCTGTTTTATTACAATAAGTGCATTCAAACCTCACCTCATTGATATAAAGGGTGATTTGTCAAATTGCCTTTCTCTACTTCTCACATAGACGGCATGTTGTTCATGATAGATGAGACAATTTTGACTGATCTGAgttctgctttattttcagGTGTCCTTAAATTTGCCCGACTGGTGAAGATGTATGAAACCCAGGATCCTGAAATTGCAGCCATGTCAGCTAAACTGAAGtctctcctcctgcctcctctgTCAACACCACCCATTGGAGGCGCCATTCCAGCATCATAAGAACAGTTTAGTTGTTAGTCAGCTGCAAAGTTACTTTTTAATGCTTTAGGACCTCATGGCCATACCATAATCAAGATCTTTTTTCCTACTTTTCTTTAGAGAATACGTGAAAGTTAAAGTTTCAATCCTCATATACCGATACGTTCCAACAAAGATTTAAATCATACTTGATTCACCtaattttcatttaaagcaTTGTTCCAGCAGtgtgttaaattatttcttttaaaatgtttcagtatttatttgttaCATTACACTATGACTTTTTTCCTATGTCACTGAACTTCAAACATGTCCTTtaatgccatttttttttttataccattTTATATACTGTCAGTGTATAAACTGTTATGTtgtattaacattaaaatgttttctgtgaacCTCTGGTATCAATGGAAACACAATAACTTACATTATACATGactttattattacaataaGGCAACAATATCTATTACCATGTCTGctccctttttgttttgtgagatTTAGTTTTGGGTGCATGCAGACACAACAGGAGAGGTTTATGATAAAAATAAGTTATTAAATACAGTCGAAGTGCCCTTGATTCTAAAACATCCACCTAATACACCAAACTTTTTATACATCACAAGTTTACATTAATGATAAAGTGCTTATTTTTTAAGAATCTGTGCAAAACCAGTAAACCCAGCACCCAGTAACAAATGTGGAAGTAATCAGGTGTAGAGCCTGCTGTGTCCTGTGCACGTTCACCCGACAGCCATCTGGATCCAACGTCACTGCAATGTATGTAGAAATATAAAAGTACTCAGGAGGTAAATCACTCTTCGGTTTCTCTCACCTAGGTGAAGAATCATTTCCGTGTGATGGAGACTTTACTACATAAAACCATACAGAGTCTAATACTGCTGACAAGTTTAAAATCCTGACTCCTGGGAGCTTTGTGTGAACGATGCTCCCTCTTGTGGTGAACAGCGTTTCAGTCCAGCTCCAGTCCCTCCAGGCAGACGGATAAGAGATGACGACTTCACATCTCAAAGTGACGGAAGATGCTTTCGACATAAGCCAGTACCCTCTGCCAGTCCGGCCCCTCTGCCTTCAGCATCTCTTCCACTGTCTAAGAGCACAAGATATGATAGAACAAGCTGTTAGTAAAGCTCCTCAACCAATCATAAAGCTGAAATAGCTTTAGGTTCCATATCTGCATTTTTACCTATAtccataaatacacacacatacagtaaatatacagtGTGAAGTGTCTCACCAGTGTGGCTGTGATTCCAACACTCTCTCCTGTCTTAAAAGCCAGGTCcagattttctttctgtaaaaacagcatttatgtcaGGATGCTTTTAAACCAGCATTATTTGTTATGTCAGCTTTTCATTAGGAGATTCTTGGGCAAGTATATTTGactttatgtttattaatttaacacattatGTAGTTTGTGACTGGCTTATACACATATTGAAATCATTTTTTGGAATGTGACTGCTAAATAACTGGCTGTTACAAAACCAGTTTACAACACGCCCTTACAGTGTTACCTTGCCAGCTGGGTTAAGGCTGTCGTAGGGGATGTGAGTTGGTAAATAGGTGTGATAAATGGCACAAAAGGCCAAACCATcttcccagctgctgctgaagttggTGATTTCAATACTCTggcacaaaacattaaaagaagtTAGTTATGTTTTTTTCGTTTTTCTTTGATGCTGAATCAGgttaaaaatacttttctgcTTGGCTAAATCttttaatttgtattgtttgttgAATTTTAAAACCACATGCTTTAATTTGATTGTTCTCATTTCTTACCTTATAATCTTGGGTGCGACTCTGGCACCAGCGAAGCAGGGAGTTCCTTCTGGAGCCTCCATGGCGCCTCAGCAGAGCACTGAAACCATCCTGAGGTCTGAAAAGGCAAGAAAACCATGAAGGAAGCGTTCACTTGAAAACTGTTTAGAAATGTTGCTCATAATTGCAACTTTTTCAAAGCAGTAGCTCTGGACATAGCTACTAAAAgggtttttttaaatggaaattcCACTGTAAGAGcctttaaatgttattttatggTTAATTTGAAGATGCCAATCTTAATTCATGCTAAACATTTATCATTGTCTACATCTCTTATACACAGACGCTTGTGTTGACACTCAAATGTCtttatcaaataataaaaagggtCAAATAGTTACTTACTTTAAGGAATCTGATATTTgatcttcttcctgttttactATAAGACATAAATTCCGTCAGTCACGACGGTGCACTTAAGTTAGTAGGTTTAGTAAATGAAGTAGCCTCTTTGTGTACCTGTGTAAAAACTGGACCAGCTGTCCTGCCGTTGTAAAATGCGATCCATCTTTCTGCGTTTTGTCGGCTCTTCTTTCTGCAAGTTGAGAAATGATGTAACAATTATATTAATGCTGCTCAAGTCATTTAGGAATTAGAAAAACAATGCATATAATCCTGTGTTCATATCAGTTGTGTGAGTGCAGTACCTTGCATAGTGGCAACGTTGTGCTCGTGATTTTTGAGGTTCCATTTTGACTGGTTGGGTCAGTTGGAAGCGGGAGACGAGAGAGGCTCCTGAAAGACAAAAATTCAAACCTTTGATATGATTTTGTTGTAATGTAGAGGGGTGACCTTTCATGCAGACTCACCGGGATCTTTCAGACAGCATAACAATCTTCCTTGGATCTCTCTGACCACAtcctccttctttcttcttctccagagCAGCTAAACTACGAAGGTATCCCTCTGCCACCCCTTTCCCTGTCAGATGAACGTTTCCTGATCCATTTTCTTCCTCAGAACCAAGAACTTCACATTTAGTTTCCACTTCTTGATTTgtctcatcctcctcctgcttttccacatttttacaTGTAGTCTCTGTCACAGCTACTTCCATAACATCCGGTACATCCTGTCCCTGCCCCTCCTCAGAGTCTTGCCTCTCTGCATGTTTATCACAGTCTGTTAGATCCGTCACTCTGCATGCGTTCCTCAGATCATTCAGCTCGCCTCGctcacgctgctgctgctgctgcagggccaGTTCAGACAGTCTTTGGCAGACATCTCTGTGCTCGGCTCTCAGAATCTCcagctctttctccttctcttgcTCTCTGCAGAGGGCCTGggacagctgctcctccacagcCCTGTGGCTCTCCTGGAGTAAACTAAAAGCCTGTTCTGACTCAACCCGCAGCCGGTCGGCCACAGACACCGCAACCTGCAGGTCACTTTGAAACTGATGCCACTCAAGCCTCTCCGtctgaaatggaaaagaagcTCTGAAAAGTCTGAATCTAAAAGCTGCTTGTTCTtgatgcagctcagtgtttCAGGATGGAGGACAACTCACCCTCAGCGTCTCCTTCAGTGTGTCCACCTCCTCAACCAGCTCCTCTCGCTCAGATATCAAGCGCCTGAGCAGCTCTGACAAAGAGCATGCAAGGTTAGGTTTACTGATGACAAACAAAGCTGACAGCTGTGATCagattattcattcattattttcaggAGAGCTGCATATAGGTGTGTGTTAGACTTGTGTGCTGACAGTGTCGgataataataaagacacaACCTACCTACTGATCCTGTGGTGAGATCCGTGTTGGGGTTCAGGCCTACCGAGGCCCTGTAATGCTCCATGAGGCTGAGTAAAACCAGGGTGACCTCCTCTCCAGCgctctctgctgcagcctgtgGCTCCAGTCCGCTATCTCTTTCCTGCCAGCTCTGCTCTGATGGTGATGTGGACGGAGGCAGAGACACCGGGCTGCCCAGACTGACGACTGCCTTCCCGTGTCTGGTTGCTGCACCACTCGCATTTGTCTCTGAGGAAGTGATGCTGTCCACGCTTATCACGGCCCATTCTGAGGCAGCGGACAGCTTCTGTGCCCAGTCTGTGATCGGAGAGGTGGCGGTAGgagtggtgctgctgctgggcaGTGATGGCGTCTGTGCCTTATtagaagaagctgcagaggaTAAGGCCATGGTAGTCAGTGCTGCATCTGAGGGCGTAGTAGGAGGAGTGTGGAAGAAATCTAAAGGAGAACCTGAGAGGGTGgaaatataaaagataaaaacacaggaggagcaaaaaacacagaactgttCTGAGccttaaaataatctaatggaaaccaaaacagtccccctcttctttccttcttcgATGCAGATGTAAGCACTCAGTTTCCACTCCCTTATTTACCGTCCTGGGCTGACTGATGCAGCAGAAATCCTCTCCTGCCAGTGTCttggctgacacacacacacacacacacacaccctccatGTAGCTGGATCCAGGAAGAGAGGCAGTTTTAGCCTGATCTAGTATCAAACGGCTGCTCTCAGTGCTACCACCAGATGATTACCTCCACCATCAGCACTGGCAGTTTTCTACAGACATTATTTCAGATACTTAGAGTCCTGTTGTTGTAGTATTAGCAGTTTGCATTGCTCCTAGGTTTGAACACATCCTCTACAGTGTCATCTTTGGCAGGCTACATGGATCTGCACCTGCTTCGACTCCTTTTCATTCTTCCCCTCCTTGTCCTTGTGTTGTACTGCAGGATTCTGCAGACTCATCATTTCCCCGGCAGCAGCATGATGTAGTCTGCTCAGCTAGCACAGAGACTAGATCCAGGAACgacattttaaacagatttaagtGAGAGTGAGCAGCTGACTGAATGTCACCAGTTAGAAGGCTAGACATGTTGCACTGCAGAGGACAAGTTTCACACAGTCGTCGAGCCAAATGACGGCCCCGGCTGTGATTCTGTGGATCCTGAAAACATTCAAGGAGCTAAAAGTTCACTCAATCTCTCAGATACAGTTTGTATTTCATTACCTCTGTGCGTGTTTGTCACCACACTGTAGCTGACAGCTGAGTTTCATTCTGACAAACTGGACACTTGCCATAGTCAGTTCAGATGTTctaaatttatatataaaagatATTTAGATTAGAAAGATTTCTTTGAGTCAAGTATTTTGGCTCATACATAATGTAGCAGGAAGGTAGATGGTGCAGCTTCCTTTGGGtaaacaaaatataatgaatGCTTTTAGTCTTTAGTCATTTTCTTCAATATACCATTGAATAAATTATCTTAAAGCCAAGAAAATGTGACAtatcaactaaaaaaaaaaaaacacaacaacaagcagataCATCAGACATGTCAAACGTTTCAGTCGACACCTTCTTCAGAGAAAAGTCTCCCGATACTTTTCTGCATCAGcgaaaaataaaatcttcaaagcacttgtcttttcttctgctgttcATTACCTTGTAACCAGGAAGGCGATTGTCTAAAAATAGTCAGTCTTATAATATAAAGACCACATGAATGTTGTTGGAGAGAACTGGGCATGTGCAGTGAAAagcataaaacagcattttcaaCAACCTGTACTTTAAACAGAATCATCTAAGAGCTGCTACTTCTTATAGCAATTGATTGTacatgtgtgttgatgtgataCCTGCTGGGCCGTGACTGTCTTTGCCAGTGTGGTTACCCATGATCCAGCTGGGATGGGTACGTGGACAGGCTCCTCCAGTGCCCTTCACTGCGTCCTCTGTTTTGTGAGGCCCACTCCTGTCTGGACAGGGGAGAATCTACATATTACATGAGTATGACTCAACAAACTAAAAGGGTCTAATGGGCCAAAAAAACAGCAAGTAGATAAACTTGTAAGAAAATCTTCTCGACACTGTATCTTCAAACCTTGGAGGTGGGACAACAAACACTTGGGAACCCAAAAAGGATCAGTCACATAAAGTTAAATATATGACATGTTAAGGCAGAGAAGTGTTAAAATGATTACATCCTTCCCAACAACCTATACACAGGCTCCTCTGCAGTGTTGTGGGGTTATATCACGTGGCCAACTCTCTGCTGTAAGGACTCCACCAAACTCCATTAAATAATCTAGTGATTTAAAGCATGCATTTCATTGTAAGATCGAGCCACCAGATGAATTAACTCTGCAACCCAAACTGTTACTAAATCACTGCGCAGACTAGTAAATAGTGTACCGTATTAAAGaaggtttatattttattaatgtacaAATCATCTTGAATAAATCGTGTGCTAAacgtttctatttttaaaaactcaggcaattttaaaatgtccatttGGCGAATGAAGTTCGGAGTcgcatcttttcttttttagactACTATCCGGTGATTTCATTTGAGGAAACTATTCCTTGCTGTGACATATGTGCATGTACCTAAAAGCCGTGCAACACACACCTGTGCTCCAGTCTCCAGTTCATCTTACCTGCTCGGTCTGTCAGCTGTCCGGTGGGTTTCCTCTCTTGgtgtcttcctctctgttaGGTTGTTTTTCTCCGTCCCGTCTCTCAAATCCACAGGAGCACTGACAGTTCCCcccctatatatatatattcagcaTACAGCTATGGAGGCTCTTCAGTTCCCAATAACATCAATCTGTGCTCTTCCTTTAAATCCAATGCGTCAGGAAGCGGTGGAGACGAAGTGGTTGCGCAGCCGCTGCACGCTGGATCAACATGAGCGCAGTTAAAGGCATGATCCGGATCAAAGTCCGTTTAAAAGGTTAAATCACGTAGTCTGCTGGACAAAATGCTGCGTTGCTGATGAGACAACGAGGTGTGGGAGCAGTGAGGAGGAGCGGCTCCACCGGCTGGAGGTTAATCATCTTTTGTTAAAGGCAGGTGTGGCGACAGGTAACAGATTCCAGCGTCACAcgttgttgtgttgtgtcacaTAACATCTGCGCACAAGATGGGAAACGGTGTGTGGGAAACAACCAGGGGCTCCAGCAGAGAAGGGCTCTACCTACTGCTGAatacctggatcaggtgtgttaAGTAGATACCAACTCCCTTGGGGTCCGCCCACATttgagatggtatcttccagcttctgaccGGCTGGACACACCTGAgccaggtaatcagcagtgggcaGGGCAGGAGGCAGGGAGGTGGACCCTGCTGTGGGCTGCAGAATCATtggagattttaaaaatgattaaattatcTGTGCATCTAAAGTTTGTCTTAATGAACAATAATTAACTAGAATCCTGAAAGACACGATCATCGTCTCTGTTGTCAAACCTGCAGAACCAGAGCTAAGATACTTCAGATATTAAGAAAACAAGATTAAAGTCTCatgtaaaacaatttaaaacgACCGGAACAGGTTTTTCCTGCTGTAATCGCCCTATTTGCAGCCTACTGAACATTAAAATCATCCCTTTCTAATAAATAGGATTTTCTTATGAAGACTGTAACTCTGGGAGACACTACTGGATTAGATTAGCGTGTAATGAACAATTAAAATGGatgttaatgataatgatgtcaGTACCATGGACAGAGCTCAGCTTCTGTCGCCATCCAGTGGCAgagataattaaatatttatctctgtaaaaaataaaaacatttaatttatccTTTATAAAACAATATTGTAAAATACAGATACACCTCAATGCATAATATACAGTGACGTATGTCTCTCTCTTGCTTCTATGTACAGAATTGCATTAAGTTAGTCAGTGAAAacaatgcattttcttttaGGAAGATTAATAAAAGGTTCAAGTCCATAAACAAATcactgattttagtttttattgcattttcagAAAACCTCCAACTTTTGTTGAAATGGAGTTTGTacttaaaaacagcagaaagtcATAACAGGGAATGCTGtacatgttttactgttgctCAGGTTGTGTTATCACTGTTTTATAGTTTGTGTGCTGaatctttgtgtctctgcagtcgGGACAAAGGTTAAGAGATGCAGGCAGTTTTCAGCTTCAGGCTGTTTTATGCAACGTACCCACAAGATTCCTCTGTGACCCCAGCACCTCAGTGCAAATCAGTATCTTAGCAATCAATGTCCTCATGTTTCTCCGCACTAATCCCACACACTTTTATTACCATAAACACTGTCTCCGAAGCTTTAGGCACTTCTGAACTACAAAACTAGCTGATTTTTtgtctacagtatattttaaaaactaagcTAACTTCTATTTAAGAATAGAGCTTTTTAAACTTTGTAAAGACGGCGAGCAAAGAGGAGCGCAGTGACTCTTCTCCTCTGCAGTAACAACAGTTTTAAGGACTGTGTGCTGAGCGTCCCCTCAGGTTTGACACCCTGGAATACCGGCCTCAACACGTCCTAAATCAAACCACAATTTCTCACTCCGAGTCATCTAGAAACTCTATGGCCACTTACATTCTGCAGCTTTTTACCCTCAAAGCTTTGCAGTGAGGAACAGACATTTGGGAATGTTCACAGCATGTCTGAGATAAACATCAGCTCATCGCGACTCATCTGGAGGAGTCTTTCTCTGCAGAGACTTAAAAGCGAGAAATAGATCACCAATTACCATCAACAACTCCACCCCCAGGACAAATaactgcatactgtatgttaatatGTGCGTGTATTGATGTCTGTCTGCATCCTCAGTCTACTGTGCTTGCACCAGGACGACTGTCACCAAGTAATAGTGTTGTTTAGCCATGGCAGCCATGTTGGTGTCATTCTGTTTGTGTAAATCAGATACATacctgtatgtctgtgtttcccTGGACACAAAGACCAAAAACTCTATAAGGTTTTCTCTGAGAATCTGCAAGCAtgagaaaacattaacaatgaGAGTAGAGAGCCAAGCTCCCCTCTTTCTGATCCTATCCACCCAAAGACCATCTGGCACCACCCTTTAGCTTCACATTCAAGAGGACTTTAGACCTAATTCTGCAACACAGGAACCAGACTCTCCAGCGTTTGCACAAGGATACAGCAAAAACCTCCCGTCAGCGAGCTTGAGCCTCTGTCCTTTCATCATCGCTAAATTTAACTGTCAACCCACAAATAGGCTGCTGATTGGATTTAGTGCCTCTCCAAGTAATATTGAATCGTGTTTCTCATTTATTAACATAATtacagtctgtttctgttttgcactAGCATGTAGCATTTAGCACCTCAGTCGCTAAACCTGAAAAGATACTTACGTCCATCAAATCATAAGTAAGATCAACACTAATCATAATCCAATGATTAGGATCCAGTGGATCTCCCTTGTTGGACCATCTCCCTCctactatatttaaaaaaaatgcagataGATTTAGGTTAAACATACtcaaaactgatttaaaattgTTATAAATAATCATTATGCTCTTTTATCTTATTCAGTTCTAGTAACTTTCCATTCATCTGATTAATGTGCACCActttataactttatttacattgcatctttaaaaaaaagatgacaaggGAGATGAAGCTGACTCGATAAAAAAATATGGTTTACATAGATTTAAATAAGCTAATGGGcaaacattatattaaaatgatgataaaatgtaataaagagcttgttttcttttatttgctgtaaattaaaacacatagATTACAGTAAGGTACTTAgcctaaatctaaataatgaTTATCTGTCATGCAAATtctaacaaattaaatgaattaataattaaacctGTAACTTTCTGACTTTTTCCAGTTCTGGTTTGTGTCATTTGTCGTTAGATTAGATGACTAGGAGCTCCTGCAGGTGCAGATTTGGTGAAAATGGCGACTGATACAGGCTGCCTTTTTAAGACGAGCCGTGCCACCAGAGACCACAACAACATCAGAGCATCATAAGTCATCTCCAAGAATGAAGTCCGCCGCCGAATCAGGACGTGCGTTCAGGAAAAGCCTTTCCAGTCGCCTTCATCATGGGAAACTACGAGCGCTCTGCAGCAGATGCTTGTAACCAACAAGACCATGAACATTTTCACGGGGGCCAGGGGACATGATCGCCTCTCACTCATTTATTACCCGTTCACTATCGAAGAAGAAGTGACCTCCGAGGGGGAAGATGTCACCGCTGAAAAAGGTACGAAGCAGCAAAGACAGCGTCGTGTTTGTGCATGAACCGCGTCTGCAGCGcagcctgttgttgttgttgttgttttattttttatttttattttttggatgCCACATCATCAAGCGCACCTTCATGAGGTCTGACGGGGGTTTGAATCTGAACCAGCTGGAGCCGGTGGATCACACCTGGCCGCGCAGACCTCAAACACAAGTTGTGCGGCGCATGACTCGGTTGGCGACCGACCAGTCAGTAACGCTGAGGGatgcatggtgtgtgtgtgtgtgtgtggagggggggggggtgtttggACATGGAGTGAAGGTGGAGGTGCATGTGGGGGGCAGGCTTACCCCCCCCCTGGAGAAAGCCATTGTGAATGGAGGGGAAACGCAGCTCCTTCCTCAAGTTTCTTTTATCTGTAAATACTCACATGTTCCCATTGTCCCCCCCCCCAttaagtcagtgtgtgtgtgtgtgcttggagTGACTCAGCCGTATTGTACTATATCTGTCATCCATCTTTTCATCTATCACAGGTGTTACCATGGCTACTACAGACTCACTGCTGTCTTTTCTTTGAGAAGGACCCAGGTAAGAGGTGGGATGGGTGTTTGAGTCCAGCTCAGTTTAGAttctaacacacacacctgtgtttATCTTTTTCACATGAACTAATCACTTGTTGGCCGGGGAACCAAATCTGCAGCTGGCGTTTGGTACAGTAATAGATTCAACCCTATTCAGGAACCATAAAGGATAAAACCTGCTGGTACATTCCTCAATAAGAAGTGGTGCCACAATTACACAGCTCTGCCAGAAGCTCCATCTCCATTTCTGTTCAAAACCACATCCGTGAGTCACACAGTGAGTCGCTCTGGGTGAAATGTTCCTTCATTACCATAAACACAGGCTCTGTAATGCAGCTGACGTTGTACCATATTCCACGCTATGTgcaagttttgtttgtgtgactgtgtcgTTAGAACGAGTCCTGCTTTAAATGAAAACGTACCCAAAGCTTTAGAGTCCAACATCAGGGCAGGTGAATCTAACCTGACTTCAACTGGTTTGAGAACAAGGAAAATAAAGCAACAAGCTCTAAAACAACACTGGCATATTGTCACCTTGTACAACAGACCgttgcttatttacacatccagAAGATATGGAACAGAATTAGCATTCACTGGGAGTCGTGTTTCTGGCCATCTGATCCGACTGGTCATCTGGTGCTGAACAGAAAAACTACAGTTGGTCTATGAGAGACGT from Anabas testudineus chromosome 24, fAnaTes1.2, whole genome shotgun sequence includes these protein-coding regions:
- the grcc10 gene encoding protein C10 — its product is MASAPAQQPTLTVEQTRVVLSEVIQAFSVPDNAARMEEARESACNDMGKMLQLVLPVATQIQQEVIKAYGFNNEGEGVLKFARLVKMYETQDPEIAAMSAKLKSLLLPPLSTPPIGGAIPAS
- the LOC113149809 gene encoding cytospin-A-like isoform X1, whose amino-acid sequence is MGNHTGKDSHGPAGSPLDFFHTPPTTPSDAALTTMALSSAASSNKAQTPSLPSSSTTPTATSPITDWAQKLSAASEWAVISVDSITSSETNASGAATRHGKAVVSLGSPVSLPPSTSPSEQSWQERDSGLEPQAAAESAGEEVTLVLLSLMEHYRASVGLNPNTDLTTGSVELLRRLISEREELVEEVDTLKETLRTERLEWHQFQSDLQVAVSVADRLRVESEQAFSLLQESHRAVEEQLSQALCREQEKEKELEILRAEHRDVCQRLSELALQQQQQRERGELNDLRNACRVTDLTDCDKHAERQDSEEGQGQDVPDVMEVAVTETTCKNVEKQEEDETNQEVETKCEVLGSEEENGSGNVHLTGKGVAEGYLRSLAALEKKKEGGCGQRDPRKIVMLSERSRFEFLSFRSLSRLPLPTDPTSQNGTSKITSTTLPLCKKEEPTKRRKMDRILQRQDSWSSFYTVKQEEDQISDSLKPQDGFSALLRRHGGSRRNSLLRWCQSRTQDYKSIEITNFSSSWEDGLAFCAIYHTYLPTHIPYDSLNPAGKKENLDLAFKTGESVGITATLTVEEMLKAEGPDWQRVLAYVESIFRHFEM
- the LOC113149809 gene encoding cytospin-A-like isoform X2, whose protein sequence is MGNHTGKDSHGPAGSPLDFFHTPPTTPSDAALTTMALSSAASSNKAQTPSLPSSSTTPTATSPITDWAQKLSAASEWAVISVDSITSSETNASGAATRHGKAVVSLGSPVSLPPSTSPSEQSWQERDSGLEPQAAAESAGEEVTLVLLSLMEHYRASVGLNPNTDLTTGSVELLRRLISEREELVEEVDTLKETLRTERLEWHQFQSDLQVAVSVADRLRVESEQAFSLLQESHRAVEEQLSQALCREQEKEKELEILRAEHRDVCQRLSELALQQQQQRERGELNDLRNACRVTDLTDCDKHAERQDSEEGQGQDVPDVMEVAVTETTCKNVEKQEEDETNQEVETKCEVLGSEEENGSGNVHLTGKGVAEGYLRSLAALEKKKEGGCGQRDPRKIVMLSERSRSLSRLPLPTDPTSQNGTSKITSTTLPLCKKEEPTKRRKMDRILQRQDSWSSFYTVKQEEDQISDSLKPQDGFSALLRRHGGSRRNSLLRWCQSRTQDYKSIEITNFSSSWEDGLAFCAIYHTYLPTHIPYDSLNPAGKKENLDLAFKTGESVGITATLTVEEMLKAEGPDWQRVLAYVESIFRHFEM